From the genome of Colwellia psychrerythraea 34H, one region includes:
- the metK gene encoding methionine adenosyltransferase gives MSRHFFTSESVSEGHPDKIADQISDAVLDAIIAKDKHARVACETMVKTGVAIISGEVSTNAWVDLEKLTRNVISDIGYTSSDVGFDGATCGIMNLIGQQSPEIAQGVDRSNPEEQGAGDQGLMFGYATNETPTLMPAPLYYSHRLVERQAEARKSGVLPWLRPDAKSQVTFIYEDNKPVAIDTVVLSTQHNPDIKQEDLVSAVMENIINHVLPAELLTEDTKYHINPTGRFVIGGPVGDCGLTGRKIIVDTYGGMARHGGGAFSGKDPSKVDRSAAYAGRYVAKNIVAAGLADRCEIQISYAIGVAEPTSISIDTFGTGSISEERLVEIVREHFDLRPYGITKMLDLLHPMYQQTAAYGHFGREPFEMTVGDDTFTAFSWEKTDKADDLRKAAGL, from the coding sequence ATGTCTAGACATTTTTTTACTTCCGAGTCTGTTTCTGAAGGCCATCCGGATAAAATTGCCGATCAAATTTCTGATGCGGTATTAGATGCCATTATTGCCAAAGATAAACATGCTCGTGTGGCCTGTGAAACGATGGTAAAAACCGGTGTTGCTATTATTTCTGGTGAAGTATCAACTAATGCTTGGGTTGATTTAGAGAAACTTACCCGTAATGTGATTAGTGACATAGGCTATACCTCATCAGATGTTGGTTTTGATGGCGCAACTTGTGGCATCATGAATTTGATTGGTCAACAATCACCTGAAATTGCTCAAGGCGTAGATCGTAGCAACCCAGAAGAACAAGGTGCTGGCGATCAAGGTTTAATGTTTGGTTATGCAACCAATGAAACCCCTACATTAATGCCTGCACCATTATACTACTCACACCGTTTAGTTGAACGTCAAGCTGAAGCGCGTAAATCAGGTGTTTTACCTTGGTTACGCCCAGACGCTAAATCACAAGTAACATTTATCTATGAAGATAATAAGCCAGTTGCTATTGATACCGTGGTACTTTCTACGCAGCATAACCCTGATATTAAACAGGAAGATTTAGTTAGTGCTGTAATGGAAAATATTATTAACCATGTATTACCTGCAGAATTATTAACTGAAGATACTAAATACCATATCAACCCAACAGGCCGTTTTGTTATTGGTGGCCCAGTAGGTGATTGTGGTTTAACGGGTCGTAAGATTATTGTTGATACTTATGGTGGTATGGCTCGTCATGGCGGTGGAGCTTTCTCAGGTAAAGATCCATCAAAAGTTGACCGTAGTGCTGCTTATGCTGGACGTTATGTTGCTAAAAATATTGTGGCAGCCGGTCTTGCAGATCGTTGTGAAATTCAAATATCTTATGCCATTGGTGTTGCTGAGCCTACGTCAATTTCAATTGATACCTTCGGCACAGGCAGTATTTCTGAAGAAAGATTAGTTGAAATAGTACGTGAACATTTTGACTTACGTCCTTATGGCATCACTAAAATGTTAGACTTATTACACCCTATGTATCAGCAAACTGCTGCCTATGGTCATTTTGGTCGTGAACCATTTGAAATGACCGTTGGTGATGATACTTTCACAGCCTTTAGCTGGGAAAAAACTGATAAAGCAGACGATTTACGTAAAGCTGCAGGTTTATAG
- the murI gene encoding glutamate racemase — protein MFDSGVGGLSIAKCITEQLPHENIIYIADSLHAPYGEKSVEFIIKRVNYIAKQLIDKGVKAIVIACNTATVNAIEQLRSQVSIPIIGVEPAIKPAAKQSISKKVAILATQATSENQRFKDLIDLHHNGAEVHIQPCPGLVEFIEQGNQNSDDCNALLKQYINPLIKEGIDTLVLGCTHYPFVQKQISLIAGQQVTIIETAAPVTVQLSKKLVEREISACKTQQGQYQFFSSLETKQQEQIFSQLWQEPLTLHALKP, from the coding sequence GTGTTTGACTCCGGCGTAGGCGGACTTTCTATTGCTAAATGCATAACCGAGCAACTTCCCCATGAAAATATTATCTATATTGCCGACAGTCTTCATGCTCCTTATGGCGAAAAATCTGTAGAATTTATTATCAAGCGTGTTAATTACATTGCCAAGCAACTTATTGATAAGGGTGTAAAAGCCATAGTTATTGCCTGTAATACTGCAACTGTGAATGCCATTGAGCAACTTAGATCGCAAGTGAGTATTCCTATCATTGGGGTTGAACCAGCAATTAAGCCTGCTGCAAAGCAGAGTATCAGTAAAAAAGTGGCTATATTAGCGACACAAGCAACCAGCGAAAATCAGCGTTTTAAAGACTTGATTGACTTACACCATAATGGTGCTGAAGTTCACATTCAACCCTGCCCTGGCCTAGTTGAATTTATTGAACAAGGTAATCAAAATAGTGACGATTGTAATGCCTTGTTAAAACAATATATCAATCCCCTCATTAAAGAAGGTATAGACACGCTAGTACTTGGTTGTACTCATTACCCTTTTGTTCAAAAACAAATAAGCCTCATTGCCGGTCAACAAGTAACAATTATTGAGACAGCCGCACCGGTTACAGTGCAATTAAGCAAGAAATTAGTAGAAAGAGAAATAAGTGCATGTAAAACACAGCAAGGACAATATCAATTTTTTAGCTCGCTTGAAACAAAACAGCAAGAACAAATATTTAGTCAATTGTGGCAGGAACCACTTACTTTACATGCGTTAAAGCCTTAA